CAAGCTCAGTTTTTCTTCCCACAACGTCAAAAGCTCGGCGAGATCGACGGGGGAAACCTCGCCGCTCTCGTCGGGCGTGAGTTCGTCGAGGATCTCGAAGCGAAAGGCGCCCTCGCCGTCGGTGTTCCAGTCGCGTTGCAGCGCGGAGTTGCGGTGGCCGTTCATGCCGAGGGTGAAGCGGATGCGGTTGAGCATGCCGTCGAGGTGCGGACTGCTGCCGAGCAGCGTCCGGCCCGACGGCAAGTGCGTGACGCGGTAGACGCCCGCCTTGGGAGTGAAGCCCTTGTAGCGTCGAGCGGGGGCGAAGTCGGTCACACGGACTCCTGTTCGGGCGTGAAGGCGGGGGCGGCGAGAAGGCGGGCGTGGTCGCGAACGTCGGGAGGCCAAGACTCGGTGTTCGCCTCGAAGGCGGCGAGGTCGCGGGCGTACAGGGCGCGGGCGGCTTCCTGAAGGCCGGGACGGTCGCCGGCGAGGACGTGCATGAATCGATCGGCGGCCGTTTGCGCGGCGAGGATCGCTTCGCGGCGCGGGTGGCGCTTGCGTTCCTCGTCGATGAGTCGGCGCAAGGTGGCGGACGCGCCGCCCGGTTGGGCTTCGAGCCACTGCCAGTGCCTCGGAAGCAAGGTGACTTCGCGGGCGACCACGCCGAGTTTGGGCCGTCCGCGTGCGGGCGTGGGCGTCTTCTCGGCGGCAGCGCTCACGCGGGCGAGAACGTCCTCCAGAGAGCCGCGCAAGTCGAAGTCGACGCTTCGACCACTCGCGTCGTCGATGATCAGCAACGCCGAGGGATCGGTCGCCTCGGTTTTGAGGAAGGTCAGGAGCGTCGGAAGGTCGGCCGTCAACAAGAGCCGGTCTTCGTCGAACAGGGTGTAGGAACTCGACATACTCAATATTAACCGGGTAAAATTTGGGCGTCAATGATCGCGAAGCGACATGACTGCGGGCAACCAACTCGTAACAGCGCTTGATCCACTTCGCCGAAGATCGTCGTTTCACCTTGACGCAGTGTCAAGTTTTCTTTACGCTGCGTCCATGCCGAAAGATCCGCAGGAGGTGCGCTCGCACGTCCGCGAGGTACGCGAGCGGGCGAATCGCCGTGCGAGCGACGTCGCGCGCGACGCCGGATTGTCGCGGCAAGCTCTGCACGCCATCGAGTCGAGCGCCGCCGTGCCGAGCACGGCGGTCGCCTTACGCCTCGCGCGCGCACTCGACTGCCGAGTGGAGACCTTGTTCTCGCTCGGTGAAGACGCCGCGCGCGTCCACCTCGTTGGCGCGCGCGGCGCTTCCTCCTCCACGCGCGTGCAACTCGCCGAGATCGAAGGGCGGCGTTTGGCGTTTCCCCTCGGCGGCGAGCGCGCCCTGCGCAATTCCGCCGACGGCGTCATCACCGACGTGCGAGACGGCCTCGCGGACGTCCGCCTGCTCGTCGATCCGGGCGTGCCGGGCCGCACCGCCGTCGTATCGGGCTGCGACCCGTCGCTGGGCCTGCTCGCCGAACGTGCCGCGCTCGACGGCAACGCTCGCGTGCTGTGGCGCGACCGTCCCAGCCTCGACGCCCTGCGCGACCTCGCGCGCGGCGAAGCGCACGCGGCGGGCATTCACCTGTGGGACGCGCGCAGCGGCGAGCACAACTTGCCGTTCGTGCGCGAGGAGCTCGGAAACCGCGCCGTGCAGGTGTTCACGCTCTGGGAATGGGAGCAGGGCCTCATCGTCGCGCGCGGCAATCCGAAGGGCGTCCGCTCGCCCGCCGACCTCGCGCGCGAGGACGTGCGGCTCGCCAACCGCGCGCGCGGCGCGGGCAGTCGTCTGCTGCTCGACGCGTGGCTCGACGCGGCGGGCGTGACGCCCGAAGTGCGCGCCGCCTTACCCGGTTACGAACACGCGTACCCGACGCACCTCGCGCTCGCGAGGGCCGTGGCGCGTGGCGAGGCGGACGTCGGGCCGGGTCCGCGCTCCACCGCCCTCGCCTTCGACCTCGACTTCGTGCCGCTGCACCTCGAGCGCTTCGACCTCGTCGTTCCAAGCGAGCACCTCGACCATCCCGGCGTGCGGGCCTTGCTGACGGCCGCTCGACACGACGCCTTTCGCGCGGAACTCGAAGCGCTCGGCGGGTACGACACGCGCCACGTCGGGGAACGCCCACTCGTCCCACGAGCGCAGACTCCATGACGAAAACGCTGCTGTTCGCCTTCCTCGCCGTGCCGAGCCTCTGCTCGGCGGCGCTCGCCGAGAACGTCACGGTGTTCGCCGCCTCGTCGCTCACGGACGCCTTCGGCGAGCTCGGCAAGGCCTTCGACGCGAAGACGGGACACACGACGTCCTTTCAATTCGCGGGCTCGCAGGTCCTGCGCACGCAACTCGAGAACGGAGCGCGCGCCGACGTCTTCGCGAGCGCGAACACCGCGCAATTCGGGCCGCTCGTGAAAAGCGGCATGCTGAACGCGGGCGAGATCTTCGCGCGCAACCGACTCGTCATCATCACCCCGAGAGGCGCCTCGAAGGTCAAGACCTTGAAGGACCTCGCGCGGCCCGGAGTGAAGATCGTCTTCGCGGCGGCGAACGTTCCCGTCGGCAGCTACACACGACAAGTTCTCGACACGATGAGCCAGGACCGCGCGTACGGCGCGGACTTCGCGCGCCGCGTCCTCGCGAACGCCGTGTCCGAAGAGCCCAACGTACGCCAAGTCGGCTTGAAGGTGCAGCTCGGCGAGGCGGACGCCGCGTTCGTGTACACGACCGACGTCACGCCGACCTTGCGAGCGGCCGTGACGACGATCGGCGTGCCGACGCGCTTCAATCCTCCCATCGCCTACCCGATCGGCACGACGAGGAACGCCTCGGCGGCCGCACGGGCCTTCGTGTCGTTCGTGACGTCGGGCGAAGGGCAGCGAATCCTGAGAAAGTGGGGCTTCCTCGCTCCGTGAGGACCCTTCCCACCCGCGACCGAACGTCCGCGAGCGAAAGATCGAGGCGAGATTCTCGGGCCGCGCCGATCGTGCTGATCGCGTTGAGCGTGCTGCTCGTGCTGTTTTTGCTCGTCCCGACCTTCGTGCTGCTCGGGCGCGGCCTCACGACCGACTTCCTGCCGACCGTGGCGAGCCCCGCCGTGCTCGACGCCCTGCGCGTCAGCCTCGCCACGACCCTCGCCTCGCTGACGGTCACGCTGCTGCTCGGCACGCCCGTCGCGTACCTTTTGGCGCGCTTCGACGTTCCAGGCAAGACCCTGCTCGACACCCTGCTCGACTTGCCGATCGTGCTGCCGCCCGTCGTGGCAGGCGTCGGGCTGCTGCTCACCTTCGGCCGCAACGGCCTGCTCGGGCCGCCGTTGGAATTGGCGGGCGTGCAAGTCGCCTTCTCGCCGCTCGCCGTGGTGCTCGCGCAACTGTTCGTGAGCGCGCCGTTTTACGTGCGCGCCGCGAAGGCGGGCTTTCTCGGCGTGGACCGCGACGCCGAGGCGGCCGCCCTCACCGACGGCGCGTCGAAGTGGCAGGCGTTTCGCTTCGTGACGTGGCCTCTGGCCTTTCCGGCGTTGCTCGAAGGGCTCGTGCTGGCTTGGGCGCGCGCCCTCGGCGAGTTCGGCGCCACGATCCTGTTCGCGGGCTCCTTGCAAGGCAAGACGCGCACCATCACCCTCGCCATCTACGGCGCGTTGGAATCCGACCTCGCGCCCGCTTTGGTCTTGAGCGCCGTGATGGTCCTCGTGGCGTTCACGCTGCTGTTCGTCGTACGCGGCCTCGCGAAGGCCCGGGGAACCCCTTGAAGCAAAGGCGTCGACGGACGGTCGCGCGCGTACCTGGCGAACACGCCGAAGACCGAAGTCGCTTCGGTCATGCCGCCACCACCGTCGCCGATCCATCATGCACCACGTCGGCACCAAGGACATCGGTGCCCCTGGAGGATGTATGACCACGAACACCACCGTCCGCGCCTTTCACCTGCTCGCCCTCGTCACGCTCGCTTCCACCTCCGCCCTCGCCGCGACCGTTCCCAACGCTTTGCGCGGAGACTGGACGTCGGGCTACGTCAGCTCGGGCTTGCCCGCGCCCGTCGAGTACTTCGACACGGCCACCGGCAAGTTCTCCGACGCGAGCGGCACTCTGCGCTCGCTGAAAATCAACGCGGACGGCACCTACGAAAGCCGCGACCTCATGACGATCACGACGTACGGCTGCACGAGCAAGATCTTCGTGCAAGTCGAAGGGCAAGTGCGCTTCACGAACGACGAGGTCACCTTCGTCCCGAAAACGAGCTACTCGGCGGGCTACACGTGCAGCCCCAGCAAGACCTACGAGAAGCGCAACCACGTGCAGCCCAGCACGAAAGGTTGGCGAATCGACACGTCGTCGGGCCGTCCCGTGCTCGTGCTGACGGCGCCCGACGGAGGCGCGAGCCGTTACGACCATCGTTGAGGCGAACGCGGCGCGCTCAGACGCGCTCGGTTCGCGCGTCGATCCGCTCGCGCAGTGCCCGGAAGTCGTACGCCTCGCACAACGCCCGCGCTTCGGCGAGAAAAGCCTGCGCCTCGGCGCCGCCGGAAACCGCCGCCCACTCCACGAGGATGTTCGCGCGCAAGAACGGAAGCGTGTCACCGACGTGCGCGAGCGCCCGCTCGAACGCGGAACGCGCGTCCTGACGGCGGGCGGCGTCCACGCACGCCCGCGCGAACAGGCGAAGCCCCACGTCGAGGGGCGGCAAGTCCTCGCGGGCCTCGACAAGCCGCACTTCCCGATCGGCCGCCTCGACCTCGCCGCGCGCCAAGTGCCAAGCGGCAAGGTCGAGGCGCAAAATGCCGTGCCACCACGCCTGCTCCGCGCCGTCCACGACGAGAGCGTCGGACAGCACGCGCCGCGCTTCGTCGTCCCGCCCGACCGAGTGCAACGCCCAGAAGGCGCTGTGCGCCCACTGCAAGCGGTAATAGCTCGCGACGTCCGACCCGTCGAGCACCTCGCGCGCTTCTTCCACGCAGCGCAAACTCTCCTTGTGCGAGCCGAGGGCGTTCCACACGAGAGCTTCCTTCACGAGGGCGGACACGATGCCCATCGCGTCGGGCGTCGCCTGGTACAGAGTTCGCGCTCGCTGGAAGTGTTCGATCGCCTCGCGGTGCCGCTTCGGCGCGGCGAGACGTCCGAGGCCGATCTGGGTGACCGCGCCGAGTCCCACGTCTCCGAGCACCTCGGCGAGCCGCGCCATCTCGCTCAAGTGCCACACCGTCATGTCCTCGCGGCCCGTCAGCAACCCGACCGTGCCGAGCGCCTCGTGGAACACCGCCTGCAAGCGGTCGTCGCGCGCTTGCGTCGCCGCTCGCAGCGCCTCGTGCGAAGCCCGCTCGAGTTCCACGAAGTTGCCTTGCTCGAACAAGCGGTGCAAACGAGGCTCCAACGTTCGCGCGCGCTGACTGGGCGTCACGGCGATCGCTTCCAAGCGCCGACCGAGCCGCTCGAGGTCCGGGTGGTACGACACGTCGACGAGTAGGCGCATCGCCGCGTACAACTCGTCGAAGGCCTTGTCGGCGTCACCGACGCTCGCGTAGAGATCCGACGCCCGTTCTCGAAAACCCGCCGCTTGCGTGACGCGGTACGCGCGCGCGGCGTCGTCCGCCGCGCGCCCGAACCACGTGGCCGCCGAGCGCGCGTCGCCGCCCGCCTCCCAATGCCGCGCGACGCGCGCGGCGGGAACGCCGTGCTTCGCGAGGACGCGCGCGGCGCTTCGGTGCAGCAAGGCGCTCACCGTGGGCGGGGTGGTCGCCTGCACCGTCTCCAGCACGAGGTCGTGGGCGAAGCGCTCGCCCGCGAACACCTGCGCCGCCTCCAAGTCCTCCCAGGAAAGCGCGACGTCCATGAGCGGCACGGCGAGCGTTTCCGAGACGAGCTCCGGGCCGAAGTCGCTGCGCAGCACCGCCGCCGCGCGCGCGACGTGCAGCGCCGCTTGCGGCAGACGCGCGAGGCGCGCCTCGATGACCTCGCCGATGCGGCGCGGTACGGCGAGCACGGCGGGCGCTCCTTCCTCCAACGATCCGCTTTCCACGAGGCTCTTGACCGTCTCGAGCAGAAATTGGGGGTTGCCGCCCACGACGCGGCGCAACGCCGTCGCGTGCTCGGTGAGGTGCGGAATGCCGAGGCTCGCGAGAAGCACGTCCACGTCGGCTTCGAGCAGCGGTTCGAGTTCGACGAGCACGAGGCGGCGCGCTTCCACGAGCGTCGTCGTGAAGCGCACCAGGCGGTCCGTGAAGTCGGCACGGCGCGCGGCGAACCACAATTCGAACTCGGCGTCTCGCTCGCCCCAACCGAGGTGCGACCACGCCATCATGCACACCTCGGCGGAAGCGTCGTCGTAGAAGTGCACGTCGTCGAAGACGAACAGCGTCGTGCCCGCGCGAATGACGGCGCGGAGCGTCTCGGCGAGCGCGAGGGCGTGCACGACCTTGTCCTCCTCGGACGCGAGCGCCGCGGGCGGCTCGCCGAGTTCGGGCAGGACGCGCGCGAGTTCCCGCGTCACCCAAGGCGGCAAGGTGACGTCGGGGTGCGCGGCGAGCAGCGCGCGAAAGAAGCGCTCGTTCGCGGCGAAGACTTCCGCGTCGCTCGGGCGGCACTCGAAGACGAAGGGACGCCCTTTGCTCATCGCGAAGTCGCGCAGCAACCTCGACTTGCCCGAGCCCGCCTCGCCGACGACGGCGATGATCTGATGGGCGTGGCGCGCCGCCTCCATGACCGCCCACTCGCGCTCGCGGCCGACGAGGACGGGCGGACGAAGCACCGACAGCGGAATGCGCGCCGTGCCGCGCGGCGTGCTCGGCCCGTCGCCCGTTCCGATTCGGTGGGCGAGCGCCTCGGTTTCCGGGCTGGGCGGCACGCCGAGCTCGCGCTGCAAGGTCTCTTTGCACCGTCGGTAGACGCGTAAAGCTTCCGCGCGGTCGCCGCCGAGAAACGCGAGGCGCATCAAGCTTCGCCACGCGTCCTCGTCCACGACGTCGAGGTCGAGCAACTCGCGCGCGAGCGCCTTCGCTTCGTCGAGCGCGCCCTCGCCTTCCAAGGCGGCGGCGGCGTGTCGCAGGCGCTCGGCGCGGTCTTCGCGCAAACGCTCGCGACAGGCCAGCAACCAATCCTCGAAGTCGGGCAAGTCGCCGAACTCGTATCCGGCGAGCAACTCGCCCGCGCCGTCGCGCAAGTCCGTCACGACGTGCGGCGCGACGTTCAAGGTGCGCGTGCCCGTCACGAGCTCGGCGTTCACACCTCGCTTGAGGCGCCGAAGGACGTGCACGAGGTTGTTGCGAGCCGTGGACGTCTCGGCGTCGGGAAACAGCAGCTCCGCGAGGCGCGACCGAGGCGTTTCCCCTTCCAGCGCGAGGTACGCCAAGAGCGCCGCGACGCGTCGGTCGAGGCGTGGCAGCACGTCCGCGCCCCGCGCGAGAGACGCGCCTCCTAACAACCGTAACTGCCAGCTTTCCACGGACCTCCTCGCTTCTTCACGCGCTCACGCGGGCGTGCGCTTCGGCCGCTCGGCGAGCGCCCGCCTCGTCGCCGAGGTGCTCGAACGCCTCGCGAGCGGCGTCGAACCACGCGCCCGCCTCGAAGGGCCGTAACGCGTGCGCCGCCGCCTCGCCCGCCGTGAACAACCACGGAGCGGCGCGCTTCACGTCGCCGCCTTCCTGCCAGTGGCGCGCGACTCGTCCCGGCGCCGGAGCGGCGCGCGTTTCCAAGGCGCGCGCCGCTCCGCGGTGCAGCAAGCGGCCCACGGTCGACGGCATGCTCGCCGTGATCGTCTCGAACACGAGGTCGTGCGCGAAGCGTTCGCCCGCGAGCACTTGCGCCGCCTCCAGTTCCTCCCATGCCGCCGCCACGTGGAGCACGGGGGCGCCGAGGACGTCGGCGATGAGGTCAGCGTCGAAGTCGCTTTGCAGCACGGCGGCGGCACGCGCGGCGAGCAGGGCGGGCGGCGACAGTCGCGCGAGGCGCTCGCCGATCACGGCGCTCACGACGGGCGTGAGCGGCACGCTTTCGGAAACGTCGGTACCCACCTCGTGTAGGGAACGTGCCGCTTCGAGCACGAACAGCGGATTGCCGCCCGACGCCTTGACGAGGCGTGTCACGTCACGCTCGCCGCGCGGCAACTCCAATTGCGCGGCGAGCCGAGCGACGTCCTCGTCGCGTAACGGCGCCAACTCCACGAGCGCCACCTGGCCGATGGCCACGGCGTGATCCAGCGCGGCTTGCACGGGCGGCAGCAAACTTCCCCGACGAAACGCGTGCACCGTGCGGTACTTGGCGTTGGAATCGCCCCAGCCGAGCGCGGCGAAGATGAAGTGCCCCGCCTCGATACTGGCGAGGTCCATGAATTGGCAATCGTCGAACACCATCGCCGAGAGCCCCGCGTCGATCGCGGCGCGCATCACCTCGGTCTTCGCTTGCCAAAAGCGCAACTTCTCCTGCTCGCCGCGAATCGGAGGTGGCGCCTCGCCGAGTTCCGGCAGGATGCGGGCGAGTTCCGAGCGCGTCCACGGCTCGAGGTGGAGGTTCGGGAAGTCGCGCAGCACTTGACGAAATGTTCGTGCGTGGGTGCCGTACAGCAGCGTCGCGTCGCCGGGCCGACCTTGGAAGTGCGCGCCACCGCCGTGCGTCGCCAGGAACTCTTGAATGAGGCGCGTCTTGCCCACCCCGGGCTCCCCCGTCAGAATCACGCCTTGCCCGTGCGCCCACGCCTCGTTCATGGCGGTGAGCGCTTCGTCGCGTCCCACCAGGACGGGCGGATGCAGCACCGCGCGAGGAATGCGCCGTGAACGCGTTTCGAGCGGCGGCGCGGCCGTGACGCCCCGCTCGATGTCGAGCGCGAGTTGGCGCGTTTCGGGCAGTGGTCGGGTACGCAACTCGTTTCTCAACGTCGTTTCGAGGTCGGTGTACGTTCGCAAGGCGTCGGACACTTGTCCCACGAGGTACAGCAGGCGCATGAGGCGCCGAGCGGCCTCCTCGGACAGCGGATCGAGCGCCATGAGCGCGCGGGCGGTGCGGACGGCCGCGTCGAGGTCGCCTTGCTCCTCGTGCCGCGACGCGTCGAGCGCCAAGCTCGCCTTGCGCTCGTCTCGGGCGCGTTCTCGCCGCGCGAGCAGCCAATCCTCGAGGTCCGGAAGGTCGCCGACGTCCACGCCGCTCAGCAAGTCGGGCGTCGCCTCCACGGTGACGATGTCACCGAGCCGAACGGTGTCACCCTGCGCGACGTACGCGCCGCCGAGGCGCTCGAAGCGCCGCAGCAGCTGCGCGAGGTTGTTGCGGGCCGTCACCTCGTTCGCCTCGGGGTACAGCAAACCGCAGAGGCGCGAGCGCGTCGTCGCACCTTCGAGGGCGAGGTACGCCACGAGCGCGGCCGTTCGGCGGTCGAGCCGTCGCGCTTCTCCGTCCGCGCCGTCGAGCTGTCTGCCATCCGCGCGCAGACGCCACCGTCCCCGTTCCTTCATGATTCCCTGATTTTAGCAGGACGAGCGACGTTTCGAGAGCCGCTGTCTCGACCGCGCCGAGCGGCCTGACCGGCCGACACCGACGTGCGTTTCACCTCGTGACGACGTGCGAGGAAAGACCCTTCGCGCGCCCGAAGGAACACCCTGAACCGCTTCGGTCGGCGTCTGCTCGGCCTCGTTCGCCTCGTCAGCGCACTCGCCCCGTTCGTCTCACGTCCACGACGAAGAGTTCGCGCCCGCCGCCCGACGTGCCGCGTTCGCCCGACCTTTCTTCCCGCCCGGGACCTTCGCGTCCGGAGCGCGTCACGTTCGGTCATGTTCCCGTCACCGCCTCCTTCCTACCGTGAGCGTCAGGAGGAACATCATGAACATCCAAAGCGCCATCCTCGTTCTCGCCACCGCCGCCTCGTCCTCGCTCGCCGCCGCGCCCACCTCGCTCGTCGGCGAGTGGTACCGAGGGCAGCGCTTCTCTGCGGCCGTCTACGCCGCCGACATGAGCGGCTACCGAAGCGCGGGCGGCACGGAGACGGGCGAGCGTATGGTCTTGCATTCCAACGGCACGTACGAGTACGCGTCCATCAAGCCGGGCGCGCACATGGGCTCCACGCACACGGGCTACTTGGTGGCGTGCCGCTCGTACTCGGCGACGTTCGAGGCGGGAAAGTACACGGTGAAGGGAGACAAGATCACCTTCTACCCGAACGACAACATCGCCATGAACGTTCACGACGCGCCGCAATCGACGGGTTGCAAAGGCATGTCCTGGTCGAAACGGGAACCATCGGCGACGGAAACCGCGACGTGGACGGTGAAGGGTCGCGTGCTACGCTTCTCGCAGCCCGAAGTGGACAAGAACTTCTTCTACGAGTACCTGCGCTGACGTCGAACGCGGTTCAAGCGCCCTCGAGGTCGCTGCGCCTCGTCGGCAAGCTGAACGAGAAGATCGCCCCGTGCCCGAGGCGGCTCGACGCCCACACCCGACCTCCGTGCTTCGTGACGAGGCGACGTACCGTGGCGAGGCCGATGCCCGTTCCCTCGAAGTCCTCCGCGCGGTGCAGCCGTTGAAACACGCCGAACAGCTTGTCGGCGTACTTCTCGTCGAAGCCCACGCCGTTGTCGCCGACCGAGATCACGAACTCGCGCGGCGCTCGGTCGCACGTCACGGTCACGATCGAACGCGGTTCGTTCGACGAGTACTTCACGGCGTTGCCGAGCAAGTTCACGAGCACTTGGCGCAGCAGCAACTCGTCGCCCCACACCATCGGCAAGGGCGACACGCGCCACTCGACGTCTCGATCGGCGAAGTCGGGCGCGAGGTCCGCCTTCGCCGCCTCCAAGATTTCGCCGAGGTCGACGCGCGTGACGTGCAACGGACGGCGCGAGGAGCGCGCGAACGACAAAAGCGCTTCGATCATGTCGTTCATGCGCGCCGCCGACGACTCGATCACGCCGAGCGGACGCGCGGCGCGCTCGGTCAGGTCCTCGCCGAGGGCGCGCCGCAGCAACGCCGCGAAGCTCGCGATGTGCCGTACGGGCGCGCGCAAGTCGTGCGAGATGGTGTACGAGAACGCTTCCAACTCGCGATTGAGGTCCTCGAGTTCCGTGGTGCGTCCCGCGAGGACGTGCACGGCGCGCGCGCGTTGCAACGCGAGTTGCAGCTGTCCCACGGCTGTTTCCAGTAGCACCTTGTCCGCCCGCCCCCAACCGTGCTCGCGGTACAGCGCGACTACCAGCACGCCCAGAGGTTCGGCGTCGACACGAATCGGCAAGGACGCGAGCGAGTGCAGGCGCGCGAGGCTTTCGGGCGGGAAGTGCTGAGGATTCGGCGTGAAGTGATCGAGGTAGAGCGGCTCGCAAGTGTCGAAGGGCGTGTCGAACGACGGGGCCGCGCCGCGCCGCAAGCCTTGCCGCAACGCCGCCTCGAACGCCGCGTCGGGCATGACGCCTTTCACGGCGAGCGGCATCCAGCGCTCGCCGCGCACTTCGAAGTACCCGATCAGCCCCTCGGGCAGCAGCGTCCCCAGGATGTCCTGGGCCCGCTCGACGAGCCGCGTGACGTCCGTCTCCACGGCGAGGTCACGCGTGAGAACCGCGAAGGCGTCGAGGGCGCGCGTGCGCGCCGTGAGCTCGTTCGTGCGTGCCTCCACGGTGCGCTCCAAGGTGGCGTTCCACTGCTGCGCTTCCTCGAACAGCCGCGCGTGATCGAGGGCGAGGCCCGCGCGTCGCGCGAGGTCGAGCGCGAAGGCGACGTCCTCCTCGCCGTAACGCCGCGCCGTCTCGGTGGAGGCGAGGGCGAGCACGCCGACGGCGTGGCCGTGCGCCATCATCGGCACGCCGATGTACGACCGCAATCCGAGCGCGTGCAGCATCGCCGTGTGCTGAGGCGAGCGGCCCAACGCGTCGATGAGCGCGTCCGTCACGGTCGGCAACACGAGCGGCCGTCCCGTGCGCAAGACTTCGG
The sequence above is drawn from the Deinococcus yavapaiensis KR-236 genome and encodes:
- a CDS encoding GIY-YIG nuclease family protein, whose translation is MTDFAPARRYKGFTPKAGVYRVTHLPSGRTLLGSSPHLDGMLNRIRFTLGMNGHRNSALQRDWNTDGEGAFRFEILDELTPDESGEVSPVDLAELLTLWEEKLSLPHDARYGATVAVS
- a CDS encoding DUF2239 family protein, with product MSSSYTLFDEDRLLLTADLPTLLTFLKTEATDPSALLIIDDASGRSVDFDLRGSLEDVLARVSAAAEKTPTPARGRPKLGVVAREVTLLPRHWQWLEAQPGGASATLRRLIDEERKRHPRREAILAAQTAADRFMHVLAGDRPGLQEAARALYARDLAAFEANTESWPPDVRDHARLLAAPAFTPEQESV
- a CDS encoding substrate-binding domain-containing protein is translated as MPKDPQEVRSHVREVRERANRRASDVARDAGLSRQALHAIESSAAVPSTAVALRLARALDCRVETLFSLGEDAARVHLVGARGASSSTRVQLAEIEGRRLAFPLGGERALRNSADGVITDVRDGLADVRLLVDPGVPGRTAVVSGCDPSLGLLAERAALDGNARVLWRDRPSLDALRDLARGEAHAAGIHLWDARSGEHNLPFVREELGNRAVQVFTLWEWEQGLIVARGNPKGVRSPADLAREDVRLANRARGAGSRLLLDAWLDAAGVTPEVRAALPGYEHAYPTHLALARAVARGEADVGPGPRSTALAFDLDFVPLHLERFDLVVPSEHLDHPGVRALLTAARHDAFRAELEALGGYDTRHVGERPLVPRAQTP
- the modA gene encoding molybdate ABC transporter substrate-binding protein → MTKTLLFAFLAVPSLCSAALAENVTVFAASSLTDAFGELGKAFDAKTGHTTSFQFAGSQVLRTQLENGARADVFASANTAQFGPLVKSGMLNAGEIFARNRLVIITPRGASKVKTLKDLARPGVKIVFAAANVPVGSYTRQVLDTMSQDRAYGADFARRVLANAVSEEPNVRQVGLKVQLGEADAAFVYTTDVTPTLRAAVTTIGVPTRFNPPIAYPIGTTRNASAAARAFVSFVTSGEGQRILRKWGFLAP
- a CDS encoding ABC transporter permease — translated: MRTLPTRDRTSASERSRRDSRAAPIVLIALSVLLVLFLLVPTFVLLGRGLTTDFLPTVASPAVLDALRVSLATTLASLTVTLLLGTPVAYLLARFDVPGKTLLDTLLDLPIVLPPVVAGVGLLLTFGRNGLLGPPLELAGVQVAFSPLAVVLAQLFVSAPFYVRAAKAGFLGVDRDAEAAALTDGASKWQAFRFVTWPLAFPALLEGLVLAWARALGEFGATILFAGSLQGKTRTITLAIYGALESDLAPALVLSAVMVLVAFTLLFVVRGLAKARGTP
- a CDS encoding BTAD domain-containing putative transcriptional regulator, with product MESWQLRLLGGASLARGADVLPRLDRRVAALLAYLALEGETPRSRLAELLFPDAETSTARNNLVHVLRRLKRGVNAELVTGTRTLNVAPHVVTDLRDGAGELLAGYEFGDLPDFEDWLLACRERLREDRAERLRHAAAALEGEGALDEAKALARELLDLDVVDEDAWRSLMRLAFLGGDRAEALRVYRRCKETLQRELGVPPSPETEALAHRIGTGDGPSTPRGTARIPLSVLRPPVLVGREREWAVMEAARHAHQIIAVVGEAGSGKSRLLRDFAMSKGRPFVFECRPSDAEVFAANERFFRALLAAHPDVTLPPWVTRELARVLPELGEPPAALASEEDKVVHALALAETLRAVIRAGTTLFVFDDVHFYDDASAEVCMMAWSHLGWGERDAEFELWFAARRADFTDRLVRFTTTLVEARRLVLVELEPLLEADVDVLLASLGIPHLTEHATALRRVVGGNPQFLLETVKSLVESGSLEEGAPAVLAVPRRIGEVIEARLARLPQAALHVARAAAVLRSDFGPELVSETLAVPLMDVALSWEDLEAAQVFAGERFAHDLVLETVQATTPPTVSALLHRSAARVLAKHGVPAARVARHWEAGGDARSAATWFGRAADDAARAYRVTQAAGFRERASDLYASVGDADKAFDELYAAMRLLVDVSYHPDLERLGRRLEAIAVTPSQRARTLEPRLHRLFEQGNFVELERASHEALRAATQARDDRLQAVFHEALGTVGLLTGREDMTVWHLSEMARLAEVLGDVGLGAVTQIGLGRLAAPKRHREAIEHFQRARTLYQATPDAMGIVSALVKEALVWNALGSHKESLRCVEEAREVLDGSDVASYYRLQWAHSAFWALHSVGRDDEARRVLSDALVVDGAEQAWWHGILRLDLAAWHLARGEVEAADREVRLVEAREDLPPLDVGLRLFARACVDAARRQDARSAFERALAHVGDTLPFLRANILVEWAAVSGGAEAQAFLAEARALCEAYDFRALRERIDARTERV
- a CDS encoding BTAD domain-containing putative transcriptional regulator, whose translation is MKERGRWRLRADGRQLDGADGEARRLDRRTAALVAYLALEGATTRSRLCGLLYPEANEVTARNNLAQLLRRFERLGGAYVAQGDTVRLGDIVTVEATPDLLSGVDVGDLPDLEDWLLARRERARDERKASLALDASRHEEQGDLDAAVRTARALMALDPLSEEAARRLMRLLYLVGQVSDALRTYTDLETTLRNELRTRPLPETRQLALDIERGVTAAPPLETRSRRIPRAVLHPPVLVGRDEALTAMNEAWAHGQGVILTGEPGVGKTRLIQEFLATHGGGAHFQGRPGDATLLYGTHARTFRQVLRDFPNLHLEPWTRSELARILPELGEAPPPIRGEQEKLRFWQAKTEVMRAAIDAGLSAMVFDDCQFMDLASIEAGHFIFAALGWGDSNAKYRTVHAFRRGSLLPPVQAALDHAVAIGQVALVELAPLRDEDVARLAAQLELPRGERDVTRLVKASGGNPLFVLEAARSLHEVGTDVSESVPLTPVVSAVIGERLARLSPPALLAARAAAVLQSDFDADLIADVLGAPVLHVAAAWEELEAAQVLAGERFAHDLVFETITASMPSTVGRLLHRGAARALETRAAPAPGRVARHWQEGGDVKRAAPWLFTAGEAAAHALRPFEAGAWFDAAREAFEHLGDEAGARRAAEAHARVSA